From a region of the Suncus etruscus isolate mSunEtr1 chromosome 11, mSunEtr1.pri.cur, whole genome shotgun sequence genome:
- the LOC126022900 gene encoding protein BTG4-like, producing the protein MRNEIAITVFFFTRFQKKYDKLSKQQIEDFAEKLTTILFETYKSHWHSDCPSKGQAFSCIRRNNNQNSDPILEKACAESNVDFTHLGLPKEMTIWVDPFEVCCRYGERNHPFTIASFKGSWEEQKLSQQISQAVSRATLDYFSGTSSDEESRNKEPQIIPKVSNPNLKQPFQSRLQIPRRMNSADGHVDLLGSTYYMLHKNSKGYRPAALYRVDRYHWAEIRKGEESCEKCHHLREEQEVKRECSTNPRTKRGNKGQKLGRIKFRARGFARFIGNFCRNGDQRRQLPRGLKAETRSARETEMPAGQGSAHAPPAHRRAPAPAPGGGAEK; encoded by the exons ATGAGAAATGAAATTGCaattacagttttcttttttacaaga tttcaaaaaaaatacgATAAACTGAGTAAACAGCAAATAGAagattttgcagaaaagttaacTACAATTTTGTTTGAAACATATAAAAGTCACTGGCACTCTGATTGCCCTTCTAAAGGTCAAGCCTTCAGCTGTATCAGGAGAAACAATAACCAGAACAGTGATCCCATTTTAGAAAAGGCTTGTGCTGAAAGCAATGTGGATTTTACTCACCTGGGACTTCCAAAGGAGATGACCATATGGGTAGATCCCTTTGAAGTGTGCTGTAGATATGGTGAGAGAAATCATCCTTTTACAATTGCTTCTTTTAAAGGCAGTTGGGAGGAACAGAAATTATCCCAACAAATTAGTCAGGCTGTTAGTAGAGCTACCTTAGACTACTTCTCAGGCACGTCCTCTGATGAAGAAAGTCGTAACAAAGAACCACAGATAATTCCTAAAGTCAGCAATCCAAACTTGAAACAGCCCTTTCAGTCTCGGCTCCAAATCCCTCGCAGAATGAATTCAGCAGATGGACATGTGGACCTCTTAGGAAGTACTTACTATATGTTGCATAAAAATTCTAAGGGTTATAGACCTGCTGCTCTATACAGGGTAGACAGGTACCACTGG GCAGAAATACGCAAGGGAGAAGAGAGCTGTGAAAAATGTCACCATTTGAGGGAAGAACAAGAAGTAAAACGCGAGTGTAGCACAAATCCAAGGACTAAGCGCGGGAACAAAGGTCAGAAGCTAGGAAGGATAAAATTTAGGGCGCGGGGCTTTGCACGCTTTATTGGAAACTTTTGCAGAAATGGAGACCAGCGGCGGCAACTCCCCCGGGGACTGAAGGCGGAAACGCGGAGCGCGCGGGAAACGGAAATGCCCGCGGGGCAAGGAAGTGCGCACGCGCCGCCCGCTCACCGCCGGGCTCCGGCCCCAGCGCCGGGCGGCGGCGCCGAAAAGTGA